Proteins encoded in a region of the Halioglobus maricola genome:
- a CDS encoding acyl-CoA dehydrogenase family protein yields MGFEVSDKVREINTRLEAFMQEHIYPREHDWNEFTLNQDNQWQVPDWFDGLREKAKAEGLWNLFLPHEYQPWSPGLTNIEIAPLFETMSKVMWAQAVFNCNAPDRGNMEVLAKYGTAEQQEQWLEPLLAGEIRSAYAMTEPQVASSDATNMELEIKRDGDEYVLNGRKWWTTNAVQERCKIMLVMGLSNPEAERHRRHSTILVPRDTPGITLVRPLRVFDSYHSPGGEAEFLFEDVRVPVSNMIKGEGCGFEIAQGRLGPGRFQYAMTLVGAAQRCLELMCARAEERVAFGEKLSKKTSVQHEIARCRCDIEQARLLVLQAAEVMDREGVKAAMPYISMVKIVGPQMAQNVADRAMQVFGGMGVCQDTMIPDVFTHARFCRIADGPDEVHMSQLAKLTIRELTG; encoded by the coding sequence ATGGGATTTGAAGTAAGCGACAAAGTTCGGGAGATTAACACCCGGCTGGAAGCGTTCATGCAGGAACACATCTATCCTCGTGAGCACGATTGGAATGAATTCACCCTGAACCAGGATAATCAGTGGCAGGTGCCTGACTGGTTTGATGGCCTGCGCGAAAAAGCCAAAGCCGAAGGCTTGTGGAACCTGTTTCTTCCACACGAGTACCAGCCCTGGAGCCCGGGTCTAACCAATATCGAAATTGCCCCACTGTTTGAAACCATGAGCAAGGTCATGTGGGCCCAGGCGGTTTTCAACTGCAATGCACCTGATCGCGGCAATATGGAAGTGCTGGCAAAGTACGGTACGGCAGAGCAGCAGGAGCAGTGGTTGGAGCCATTGCTTGCCGGAGAGATTCGTTCCGCCTATGCGATGACCGAGCCTCAAGTGGCATCTTCTGATGCCACCAATATGGAGCTGGAAATTAAGCGGGATGGCGACGAATACGTGCTCAATGGGCGCAAGTGGTGGACCACCAATGCTGTACAGGAGCGCTGCAAAATCATGTTGGTGATGGGACTGTCCAATCCAGAGGCTGAACGTCATCGTCGGCACTCCACTATTTTGGTGCCGCGCGACACACCGGGGATTACACTGGTGCGTCCGCTGCGGGTGTTCGACAGCTACCATTCGCCCGGTGGTGAGGCGGAATTCCTGTTTGAAGATGTGCGAGTGCCTGTAAGCAATATGATCAAGGGGGAGGGCTGTGGTTTTGAAATTGCCCAGGGCCGCCTTGGGCCAGGCCGTTTTCAGTACGCCATGACGCTTGTGGGCGCAGCGCAACGTTGCCTCGAGTTAATGTGCGCACGCGCAGAAGAGCGCGTCGCCTTTGGCGAAAAGCTCAGCAAGAAAACCAGCGTCCAGCATGAAATAGCACGCTGTCGCTGTGACATTGAGCAGGCCCGCCTGCTGGTGCTACAAGCGGCCGAGGTGATGGACAGAGAAGGCGTTAAAGCTGCCATGCCCTATATTTCCATGGTCAAGATTGTCGGGCCGCAGATGGCCCAGAATGTGGCCGATCGTGCCATGCAGGTGTTTGGTGGTATGGGCGTCTGCCAGGACACCATGATTCCCGATGTGTTTACTCATGCACGTTTTTGCCGTATCGCCGATGGCCCAGACGAAGTGCACATGTCCCAGTTGGCCAAGCTCACCATTCGTGAACTGACCGGCTAG
- a CDS encoding TonB-dependent receptor, whose protein sequence is MSKLKPLVSGLALAIYGAGAFGQTATLEEVIVTATKKAESLQDIAVTVTAFSEDTILEANIRDAGDVAILTPSLNINANISPFSTRVTIRGIGTTGSTFLEPSVGTFVDGVYLNRSGLAVSDLVDIERIEVLQGPQGTLYGKNTNAGAISITTKSPNFEETEGHLEATAGNYSMQRFTGSASGPIAENLAYRIAGNYHERDGYLENLAGPDLNDADEWNVVGKVAWEPTDELAILLKASRVERDMNCCSPDSVHDPLADQAIIDRGQPPLGDDPFDHKTSQDVPSPFEQEATAASLHIDYDADWGKIESITAWDDYEVESSQEASRSVLDTTWLDQPQSGDSFSQELRFSNSTDNVDYMAGVYYFEQETREFEGELSSVIGSDVAIGAQIFGPQLPLIVAPGDYSYQDSVFETETMAVFGRATWHVGDNWHLTGGLRWSDEEKDADLFVDVTSTALTAQDPENIPPAILALLAQQGIFPPFSLLSSARPEIDESFNRSSDNVDWLASASYDLNFDTLLFASASTGTKSGGFNGVAGESEDREFDDESTTSYELGIKTTLMDSRLRINSTLFFTQIEDMQTNQQAASGLGQFTSNQGEAEVAGLDFQMDALPLQNLTVTFGLQYLDKYEFTGGPDKGLDLAYAAELSGSLAATLVFPLADGGVYLRGDYSFMDDHTTNPAPAAQLEDKDVQDRQNLNMVLGWRNDNWNLSVWGKNLTDEEYAVQTLVPYPITDMDAYFLAPPRTYGATLRYDF, encoded by the coding sequence CCTGCAGGACATCGCTGTCACCGTAACCGCATTCAGTGAAGACACCATCCTGGAAGCCAATATTCGCGATGCCGGCGATGTGGCGATTTTGACCCCCTCTCTGAACATCAACGCCAATATCAGCCCGTTCAGCACCCGGGTCACAATACGTGGCATCGGCACGACTGGCTCCACCTTCCTTGAGCCCTCCGTGGGCACATTTGTCGATGGGGTCTATCTCAATCGCTCCGGATTGGCGGTATCAGATCTGGTGGATATAGAACGCATCGAGGTCCTCCAAGGGCCACAAGGCACCTTGTACGGCAAGAACACCAACGCCGGCGCCATCAGCATTACCACCAAGTCTCCCAATTTCGAGGAGACTGAAGGACACCTGGAAGCCACGGCAGGAAACTATTCCATGCAGCGCTTCACCGGCTCAGCGTCTGGCCCTATCGCCGAGAATCTGGCCTATCGCATTGCCGGCAATTACCACGAGCGAGACGGCTATCTCGAGAACCTCGCGGGCCCGGATCTCAACGACGCTGATGAATGGAACGTTGTCGGCAAGGTGGCCTGGGAGCCTACTGACGAACTCGCTATTCTGCTCAAAGCGAGCAGAGTGGAACGCGACATGAATTGCTGTTCGCCAGACTCAGTTCACGACCCCCTAGCTGACCAGGCGATCATCGACCGCGGACAGCCACCCCTGGGAGATGATCCGTTCGATCACAAAACCTCCCAGGACGTACCCAGCCCCTTCGAGCAAGAGGCCACCGCAGCATCACTGCACATTGACTATGACGCAGACTGGGGGAAGATCGAGTCCATCACTGCGTGGGATGACTATGAAGTTGAGTCCTCCCAGGAAGCCAGCCGCTCTGTCTTGGATACAACCTGGCTGGACCAGCCCCAGTCGGGTGACAGCTTCTCCCAGGAATTGCGCTTCAGTAACAGCACCGACAACGTCGACTATATGGCAGGCGTATATTACTTCGAACAGGAAACCCGTGAGTTTGAAGGAGAGCTGTCCTCCGTAATCGGCTCTGACGTAGCGATCGGCGCACAGATATTTGGCCCACAACTGCCGCTGATCGTCGCCCCCGGAGATTACAGCTATCAGGACAGCGTTTTCGAAACAGAAACCATGGCCGTGTTCGGCCGCGCGACCTGGCATGTCGGTGATAACTGGCACCTCACCGGCGGATTGCGATGGAGCGACGAGGAAAAAGACGCAGACCTGTTTGTGGATGTGACATCGACAGCACTCACGGCACAGGACCCAGAGAACATTCCGCCCGCGATACTCGCATTGCTGGCACAACAGGGTATATTCCCTCCTTTCTCACTCCTGTCCTCAGCGCGCCCGGAGATTGATGAGTCTTTCAATCGCAGCAGTGACAACGTCGACTGGCTGGCAAGCGCGAGCTACGACCTGAATTTCGACACCCTGCTTTTTGCCAGCGCCTCTACAGGCACAAAGTCCGGTGGATTCAACGGGGTTGCCGGTGAATCCGAAGACCGGGAGTTCGACGACGAATCAACTACCAGCTACGAGTTAGGCATCAAGACAACCCTGATGGACTCGCGTCTGCGGATCAACTCCACCCTATTCTTCACCCAGATAGAAGACATGCAGACCAACCAGCAGGCAGCAAGCGGCCTGGGGCAGTTCACATCCAACCAGGGCGAGGCTGAAGTCGCGGGCCTGGATTTCCAGATGGATGCCCTGCCATTGCAGAATCTGACAGTGACCTTTGGCCTGCAGTATCTGGACAAGTATGAATTTACCGGTGGGCCAGACAAGGGTCTGGATCTGGCCTATGCGGCAGAACTCAGTGGCAGTCTCGCGGCAACGCTTGTCTTCCCCCTGGCGGACGGCGGCGTATATCTGCGCGGTGACTACAGCTTCATGGATGACCACACGACAAATCCAGCCCCGGCTGCACAACTGGAAGACAAGGACGTACAGGACCGACAGAACCTGAACATGGTCCTGGGCTGGCGCAATGACAATTGGAACCTTAGCGTGTGGGGCAAAAACCTGACCGACGAAGAGTATGCGGTGCAGACACTTGTGCCCTACCCCATCACCGACATGGACGCCTACTTTCTCGCCCCACCAAGAACCTACGGTGCAACCCTGCGCTACGACTTCTAA
- a CDS encoding arylsulfatase has translation MSFAVARLMLLVGSLVIAATAFAQNVEQSVENSSEPASRPNIVFILADDLGFTDIAPYGSEVNTPTLTALAEQGVRFSNYHTAANCAPARAMLLTGVDNHLAGVPNIPEMLAPEQRAHAHYQGVLGDNVVTVATLLEDSGYHTYMAGKWHLGSSPEKLPSKRGFQRTVAMMDSGADNWEQRPYLPLYDEANWFADGERYTLPDDFYSSRFLIDKTIEFIDSNINDGQPFFAYVPFMAVHMPVQAPQEFIDRYMGVYDAGWDVLRQQRMQRAIELGLVPADIAMTHMSTTGDWDALEEERKRYEAKRMAVYGAMIEAMDFHIGRLVAYLKSSGQFENTIFVFTSDNGSEGSGPADPQAFPARLGPARMGYHTDYERLGLKGSYNTISPSFASAAASPLSFYKFYTGEGGMRVPLIIAGEPLPRKQVLSQALAWATDITPTILSLAGVEPPGTRYAGKPVLPMIGRDLSPLLEGDVERVYGENDAIGYELTGHAALFQGDYKLVVNQPPLGDGQWRLFNIAVDPGEVVDLAADEPVVFQRMLSRYQRYARDNGVLPLPAGYTQIRQLVANTLQQQYREGFLLFLLTLLVLTPFYVAYRMRRNNQA, from the coding sequence GTGAGTTTTGCCGTTGCACGGTTGATGTTGTTGGTTGGTTCACTGGTCATAGCGGCGACCGCATTCGCGCAGAATGTGGAGCAATCTGTCGAGAATTCATCTGAGCCAGCAAGCCGTCCGAATATCGTATTTATTCTCGCCGATGACCTGGGCTTTACCGATATCGCCCCTTACGGCAGTGAGGTCAATACCCCAACGCTTACAGCGTTGGCGGAGCAGGGGGTGCGCTTCAGTAATTATCACACCGCTGCCAACTGTGCGCCGGCTCGCGCCATGTTGTTGACCGGCGTGGATAATCATCTGGCGGGGGTACCCAATATCCCAGAGATGCTTGCGCCGGAGCAGCGCGCCCACGCGCACTACCAGGGGGTGTTGGGCGACAACGTGGTCACTGTGGCTACGCTGCTCGAGGATTCCGGCTATCACACCTATATGGCGGGCAAGTGGCATCTGGGTTCAAGCCCGGAAAAACTCCCCAGCAAGCGCGGCTTCCAGCGCACGGTAGCGATGATGGATTCCGGTGCTGACAACTGGGAACAGCGCCCTTACCTGCCTCTCTATGACGAGGCCAACTGGTTCGCGGATGGCGAGCGTTATACGCTGCCGGACGATTTCTACTCTTCCCGGTTTCTGATCGACAAAACCATTGAGTTTATCGACAGCAATATCAATGACGGCCAGCCATTCTTCGCCTATGTGCCATTTATGGCGGTGCATATGCCTGTGCAGGCCCCGCAGGAATTTATCGACCGCTATATGGGGGTATATGACGCCGGCTGGGACGTGCTGCGACAGCAGCGCATGCAGCGCGCGATCGAGTTGGGGTTGGTGCCGGCGGATATTGCGATGACCCACATGTCGACAACGGGCGACTGGGACGCCCTGGAAGAGGAGCGCAAGCGCTACGAGGCCAAACGTATGGCGGTGTATGGTGCCATGATAGAAGCCATGGATTTCCACATCGGCCGCCTGGTGGCGTATCTCAAATCAAGCGGACAGTTTGAAAACACGATTTTTGTTTTTACCTCGGACAACGGTAGTGAGGGTAGTGGCCCTGCAGACCCGCAGGCATTTCCCGCCAGGCTGGGGCCGGCCCGAATGGGCTATCACACCGATTATGAACGTCTGGGCCTCAAGGGTAGTTACAACACGATCAGCCCCAGCTTTGCCAGCGCTGCTGCAAGCCCACTGTCTTTTTACAAATTTTACACGGGGGAGGGAGGCATGCGGGTCCCGCTGATCATTGCCGGTGAACCCCTGCCGCGGAAGCAGGTATTGAGCCAGGCGCTCGCGTGGGCCACGGATATTACGCCTACGATTCTGTCTTTGGCCGGTGTCGAGCCCCCCGGTACTCGCTATGCCGGTAAGCCGGTGCTGCCGATGATAGGCCGGGACCTCAGCCCCTTGCTTGAGGGTGATGTGGAGCGTGTTTACGGCGAGAATGATGCCATCGGCTATGAACTGACAGGGCATGCGGCTTTGTTCCAGGGTGATTACAAACTGGTGGTGAACCAGCCGCCCTTGGGTGATGGGCAGTGGCGCCTGTTCAATATCGCCGTGGATCCCGGTGAGGTAGTAGACCTTGCCGCTGACGAGCCGGTGGTGTTTCAGCGCATGCTCAGCCGCTACCAGCGCTATGCGCGTGATAACGGTGTTTTGCCATTGCCTGCGGGCTATACGCAGATTCGCCAGCTGGTAGCCAATACCCTGCAGCAACAGTATCGGGAGGGCTTCCTGTTGTTTTTGTTGACACTGCTGGTACTTACCCCATTTTATGTGGCTTACCGTATGAGAAGGAATAATCAAGCATGA
- a CDS encoding glutathione S-transferase N-terminal domain-containing protein has translation MTDTHRLYAITHSLYSGRARSYLIKQGIPFQELSTGHESFKAEVLPKGKLATIPTLVTPSGDVIRDGAAIIEHFEAANGRPSQPAGPRQQIISALFDVVGTDGLLRPAMHYRWNFPQDNLDFVRYHFLYSQRDTPQREEKTEAMMNRMRHAAMIFGVTDQSRDVVENLYLEYIQALNAHFEQYPYLLGWRPCVGDFGLLAPMYAHLGRDPHPARMMQQRATRVYRWVERMNRPDQDAPEYFNAGSELLADDEVPETLLAVLRVLAEDFVPETQAAAKFINTWLAENQPEAGAPAVGRLAQAMGTAEFTVRGETIAALAQPYRFYLLQRVQDIYAQLDSADRTTVDEMLDACSMSAILNTTLDRRITRSDNLEIWA, from the coding sequence ATGACCGATACCCACAGGCTATATGCGATCACCCATTCACTGTATTCAGGGCGGGCTCGTTCCTATCTAATCAAGCAAGGTATTCCCTTTCAGGAGCTGTCCACGGGTCACGAGAGCTTCAAAGCTGAAGTGCTCCCCAAGGGTAAACTGGCCACCATTCCTACCTTGGTCACGCCGTCCGGTGACGTGATACGTGACGGGGCTGCAATCATCGAACACTTCGAGGCGGCCAATGGTCGGCCGTCCCAGCCGGCGGGCCCTCGCCAGCAGATTATCAGCGCGCTGTTTGATGTGGTAGGTACCGATGGCTTATTGCGCCCGGCCATGCACTATCGCTGGAACTTTCCACAGGACAACCTTGATTTTGTTCGCTATCACTTCCTGTACTCACAACGGGATACGCCCCAGCGTGAGGAAAAAACCGAGGCCATGATGAATCGCATGCGTCACGCTGCAATGATTTTTGGTGTCACGGACCAGAGCCGGGACGTGGTCGAGAATCTTTATCTTGAATATATTCAGGCCTTGAACGCGCACTTTGAGCAGTATCCCTATTTGCTGGGTTGGCGGCCCTGTGTTGGTGACTTTGGACTACTTGCGCCGATGTACGCTCACCTTGGCCGCGACCCCCATCCCGCGCGAATGATGCAGCAGCGCGCCACGCGCGTTTACCGCTGGGTGGAGCGGATGAACCGGCCTGACCAGGATGCCCCGGAGTATTTCAACGCCGGGTCTGAGTTACTGGCGGACGATGAAGTGCCGGAAACGCTACTAGCGGTGCTGCGGGTGCTGGCAGAAGATTTTGTGCCGGAAACCCAGGCCGCCGCAAAATTCATCAACACCTGGTTGGCTGAGAATCAGCCCGAGGCCGGCGCACCCGCAGTGGGGCGCCTCGCGCAGGCGATGGGAACTGCCGAATTCACAGTCCGCGGCGAAACTATCGCGGCGCTGGCGCAGCCCTACCGTTTCTATTTGCTGCAGCGTGTGCAGGATATTTACGCACAGCTTGATAGCGCAGACCGCACCACAGTGGACGAAATGCTCGATGCCTGCAGCATGTCCGCGATCCTCAATACCACCCTGGACCGTCGAATCACCCGCTCGGACAACCTCGAGATCTGGGCTTAG